The proteins below come from a single Drosophila miranda strain MSH22 chromosome Y unlocalized genomic scaffold, D.miranda_PacBio2.1 Contig_Y1_pilon, whole genome shotgun sequence genomic window:
- the LOC117191840 gene encoding uncharacterized protein LOC117191840 → MGGLWEAGVKSAKGLLLRAVGSALLTAEELETVLVGIEAVLNSRPLGPLSPDPSDGDALTPGHLLTGGPLIAPPAPRTPDQEGLSCLKRVSEGQSGRPKVEQRSHVQEANPQIGASANSLKPSRPSTGPV, encoded by the coding sequence ATGGGCGGACTTTGGGAGGCCGGTGTGAAGTCTGCCAAgggcctactcctacgggcagtcggaagcgctctcctcaccgcagaggagctggagaccgtGCTGGTCGGGATCGAAGCGGtactcaactcgcgcccgctaggacccctaagtccagacccaagcgacggagacgcgctgactcccgggcacctgctgacaggcgggccGCTCATCGCACCCCCAGCACCCAGGACCCCGGACCAGGAGGGTCTGAGCTGCTTAAAGCGAGTCAGCGAGGGTCAGAGTGGTCGACCTAAGGTCGAGCAGCGGAGCCACGTTCAggaggccaatccacaaattggcgcttctgccaatagtttgaagccttccaggccttcaacggggccggtgtag